Proteins encoded by one window of Taeniopygia guttata chromosome 1A, bTaeGut7.mat, whole genome shotgun sequence:
- the LMOD2 gene encoding leiomodin-2, producing the protein MSTFGYRRELSKYEDIDEDELLASLTEEELKELERELEDIEPDRNLPVGQRQKSLTEKTPTGTFSREALMAYWERETKKLLEKERLGACEKDSEQEEDNSEELQEECFTESNSEVSEEAYTEEDDEEEDEDEEEDEDESDDENEEEQNAAAGRRSDHVRHKKCNGAKDNESFLNGHDGKDSDNRSLKSSAIHPCGNPTVIEDALEKVRSNDPETTEVNLNNIENITSQMLIQFSQALRDNTVVKSFSLANTHADDNVAIAIAGMLKVNQHITSLNIESNFITGKGVLAIMRALQHNKVLTELRFHNQRHIMGSQVEMDIVKLLKENTTLVKLGYHFDLAGPRMSMTSILTRNMDKQRQRRMQEQRQQESGCDGAINPKTKVLQKGTPRSSPYVSPKSSPWSSPKLPKKALPVKCQPSAPAPPPPLPPSPPPPPPPPPPPVIPEKKAPTRNIAEVIKQQESSKKALHDGQKKKKGKKSRKHENSILKEIKDSLKSVSDRKSEEGSRPSTRPSTPQRSLHDNLMEAIRASSIKQLRRVEVPEALR; encoded by the exons ATGTCTACCTTTGGGTATAGAAGAGAGCTGAGTAAATATGAAGACATTGATGAAGATGAGCTCCTCGCTTCTCTCACTGAagaggagctgaaggagctggagcGGGAGCTAGAGGACATAGAGCCCGACCGTAACCTTCCAGTGGGGCAGCGGCAGAAGAGCCTGACGGAGAAAACACCAACGGGGACTTTCAGCAGGGAAGCACTGATGGCCTACTGGGAGAGGGAGACCAAGAAACTCCTAGAAAAAGAGAGGTTGGGTGCATGCGAGAAG GATTCTGAGCAAGAAGAGGACAATTCAGAAGAACTTCAAGAAGAATGTTTCACAGAAAGCAATAGTGAAGTGTCCGAGGAGGCATATACTGAAGAGGATgatgaagaagaagatgaagatgaagaggaagatgaagatgagaGTGATGATGAGAATGAGGAAGAGCAAaatgctgcagctggcaggCGTTCTGACCACGTCAGACACAAAAAATGTAATGGTGCAAAGGACAATGAAAGCTTCCTCAATGGCCATGATGGAAAAGACAGTGATAATCGGAGCTTAAAAAGCAGTGCCATCCACCCTTGTGGAAATCCAACAGTTATTGAAGATGCTTTGGAAAAAGTTAGGAGCAACGACCCTGAGACCACAGAGGTCAATCTGAACAACATTGAAAACATCACTTCACAGATGCTTATACAATTTTCTCAAGCCCTGAGGGACAACACAGTAGTTAAGTCATTCAGCTTGGCTAACACCCATGCTGATGATAATGTGGCAATAGCTATTGCTGGTATGTTAAAGGTTAATCAGCATATAACTAGTCTGAATATTGAGTCAAATTTTATCACAGGCAAAGGCGTGCTGGCCATCATGAGAGCTTTGCAGCACAACAAGGTTCTAACAGAACTGCGGTTCCACAATCAAAGGCACATCATGGGCAGCCAGGTGGAAATGGACATAGTCAAACTGTTGAAAGAGAACACCACTCTGGTAAAGCTGGGGTATCACTTTGACCTCGCTGGACCAAGAATGAGCATGACGAGTATCCTGACAAGAAATATGGATAAACAAAGGCAAAGGCGTATGCAGGAGCAGCGGCAACAAGAGTCAGGATGTGACGGAGCTATCAATCCAAAGACCAAAGTTTTGCAGAAGGGGACACCTCGGTCCTCACCTTATGTATCACCTAAAAGCTCACCATGGTCTTCCCCAAAGCTCCCTAAGAAAGCACTGCCAGTGAAATGtcagccttcagcacctgcacccccacctccccttcccccctcgcccccacctccccctcctcctccccctcctccggTTATTCCAGAGAAGAAGGCACCTACCAGGAATATAGCTGAAGTCATCAAACAGCAAGAAAGCTCAAAAAAAGCCTTACATGatggacagaaaaagaaaaaaggcaaaaaaagcagaaaacatgaGAATAGCAtattgaaagaaattaaagattCTTTAAAATCGGTCTCAGACAGAAAATCAGAGGAAGGTTCACGACCCTCCACCCGGCCATCCACCCCACAAAGGTCTCTCCATGACAACCTGATGGAAGCAATTCGGGCAAGCAGCATAAAGCAATTAAGGCGG GTGGAGGTACCAGAAGCGCTTCGGTGA